In Cytophagales bacterium, the sequence TGTAATTTCCCAATTTGTATGGAGAATCTCCATTGAATTTAAGAATTTTTTAATCAAAACCCTTTCTTCCTTATTTTTAAACTTGAACCCTAAAACTTCCATATATGATATAGCAGAAATGTATATTGCTTTATATGTCTGACACGTTTTTCTAAAGTCCAGCGTTTCTTTGGAAAAATAAATCAATATATTACTATCCAATACGGCTTCACTCCCATTCATCTCTTATCTTTTTTTGCCAATTAACCGGGTTTTCAATACTATTAAAGACATTTTTAGCATATATTTTTTTTAAAAGTTTCTCTATTTCTTTCATATTGTAATTGATTTGGACATTTTTATCCCTATCAACTTTA encodes:
- a CDS encoding type II toxin-antitoxin system VapC family toxin; its protein translation is MNGSEAVLDSNILIYFSKETLDFRKTCQTYKAIYISAISYMEVLGFKFKNKEERVLIKKFLNSMEILHTNWEITDKVVNYRQQSKIKIPDAIILATASMLNADLITNNPADFKGIDKNVGIVIPSLFE